A genome region from Euphorbia lathyris chromosome 4, ddEupLath1.1, whole genome shotgun sequence includes the following:
- the LOC136227620 gene encoding alpha-1,4 glucan phosphorylase L-1 isozyme, chloroplastic/amyloplastic-like isoform X1: MEFLQGRALLNAIDNLELSGVYAEVLQKLGHNLEDVANQEPDAALGNGGLGGLASSFLDSLATLNYPAWGYGLRYRCGLFKQLITENGQDEVAENGLEIEECVFRWGIHGEIVRNDILLFCQILWRSHFEGRWN, from the exons ATGGAGTTTCTCCAG GGTAGGGCATTGTTGAATGCAATTGACAATTTGGAACTCTCCGGGGTCTATGCAGAGGTGTTGCAGAAACTAGGTCACAATCTAGAAGATGTAGCAAATCAG GAGCCTGATGCTGCACTTGGTAATGGGGGACTAGGCGGTCTAGCCTCTTCCTTTCTGGACTCCCTGGCTACATTAAATTACCCAGCTTGGGGATATGGACTTAGGTACAGATGTGGTTTATTCAAACAACTAATTACAGAAAATGGACAGGATGAAGTTGCAGAAAATGGGCTTGAG ATTGAAGAATGTGTTTTCAGATGGGGAATCCATGGAGAAATAGTACGAAATGATATCCTCTTATTCTGTCAAATTCTATGGAGAAGTCATTTTGAAGGAAGATGGAACTAA
- the LOC136227620 gene encoding alpha-1,4 glucan phosphorylase L isozyme, chloroplastic/amyloplastic-like isoform X3: MEFLQGRALLNAIDNLELSGVYAEVLQKLGHNLEDVANQEPDAALGNGGLGGLASSFLDSLATLNYPAWGYGLRYRCGLFKQLITENGQDEVAENGLEMGNPWRNSTK; the protein is encoded by the exons ATGGAGTTTCTCCAG GGTAGGGCATTGTTGAATGCAATTGACAATTTGGAACTCTCCGGGGTCTATGCAGAGGTGTTGCAGAAACTAGGTCACAATCTAGAAGATGTAGCAAATCAG GAGCCTGATGCTGCACTTGGTAATGGGGGACTAGGCGGTCTAGCCTCTTCCTTTCTGGACTCCCTGGCTACATTAAATTACCCAGCTTGGGGATATGGACTTAGGTACAGATGTGGTTTATTCAAACAACTAATTACAGAAAATGGACAGGATGAAGTTGCAGAAAATGGGCTTGAG ATGGGGAATCCATGGAGAAATAGTACGAAATGA
- the LOC136227620 gene encoding alpha-1,4 glucan phosphorylase L-1 isozyme, chloroplastic/amyloplastic-like isoform X2 codes for MEFLQGRALLNAIDNLELSGVYAEVLQKLGHNLEDVANQEPDAALGNGGLGGLASSFLDSLATLNYPAWGYGLRYRCGLFKQLITENGQDEVAENGLEVRWGIHGEIVRNDILLFCQILWRSHFEGRWN; via the exons ATGGAGTTTCTCCAG GGTAGGGCATTGTTGAATGCAATTGACAATTTGGAACTCTCCGGGGTCTATGCAGAGGTGTTGCAGAAACTAGGTCACAATCTAGAAGATGTAGCAAATCAG GAGCCTGATGCTGCACTTGGTAATGGGGGACTAGGCGGTCTAGCCTCTTCCTTTCTGGACTCCCTGGCTACATTAAATTACCCAGCTTGGGGATATGGACTTAGGTACAGATGTGGTTTATTCAAACAACTAATTACAGAAAATGGACAGGATGAAGTTGCAGAAAATGGGCTTGAGGTGAG ATGGGGAATCCATGGAGAAATAGTACGAAATGATATCCTCTTATTCTGTCAAATTCTATGGAGAAGTCATTTTGAAGGAAGATGGAACTAA
- the LOC136227056 gene encoding uncharacterized protein — protein MALIVIIVGLGEAKTPPGIAKNPSHAKCLIKKYKMCYNLEHVCPKFCPDSCTVECASCKPICSGSAPTYPPPESKTPHSPPMKSPPPPTKSPPPSPQTKPPTPPPPTSSPPPSSPPPISPTPPPSSPPPPSPAPPTSTPSLPPQSPTPSSPPPPSPLPPTPSPPTSTPSSPPPSSPPPPPPTPPTSTPSSPSPSNPSPPSSSPKTAKCKNKSYPQCYNTQHMCPSSCPGECEVDCVTCKPVCSCDRLGAVCQDPRFIGGDGLTFYFHGKKDQDFCLISDPNLHINAHFIGKRNDKMTRDFTWVQSIAIFFEKHQLYIGALKTSTWDDSVDRLSISLDGKPLFISKNEDNTQQYSTTSPAISVTRISDANNVVVEVEGHFKITAKVVPITEQDSRIHNYGIMKDDCFAHLDLGFKFYALSDQVNGVLGQTYNPGYVSRVNMGANMPVMGGNKEFATSSLFVADCAVSRFSDESFVAEGSLPEFELPGLTCASRIGGQGVVCKR, from the exons ATGGCCTTAATTGTGATTATTGTTGGTTTAGGAGAAGCAAAAACACCTCCCGGCATTGCTAAAAACCCTAGCCACGCAAAATGTTTGATAAAGAAATACAAAATGTGTTATAATTTAGAGCACGTTTGTCCTAAGTTTTGCCCGGATAGTTGCACTGTTGAATGCGCTTCTTGCAAACCTATTTGTTCTGGTAGTGCGCCTACTTATCCTCCACCGGAATCCAAAACTCCACATTCACCTCCAATGAAATCTCCACCTCCTCCTACTAAAAGTCCGCCTCCGTCTCCACAAACAAAaccaccaactcctccacctcCTACCTCCTCACCACCACCTTCATCTCCTCCACCAATATCACCAACACCTCCACCCTCGTCGCCACCACCACCATCACCAGCACCTCCAACGTCTACACCCTCGTTGCCACCACAGTCACCAACACCTTCCTCACCACCACCTCCATCCCCATTGCCACCAACACCATCACCTCCAACGTCTACACCTTCCTCGCCGCCACCTtcatctcctcctcctccaccaccaacACCTCCTACATCTACACCCTCTTCTCCATCTCCTTCGAACCCATCGCCTCCTTCCTCCTCACCAAAAACAGCTAAATGCAAAAACAAATCCTATCCTCAATGTTACAACACTCAACATATGTGCCCCAGTTCTTGCCCTGGCGAATGTGAGGTCGATTGTGTCACTTGCAAACCCGTTTGTT CATGTGATAGACTGGGAGCAGTATGCCAAGACCCTCGTTTTATCGGTGGAGATGGGCTTACCTTCTATTTCCATGGCAAGAAGGACCAAGATTTTTGCCTCATTTCCGACCCTAATCTTCACATCAATGCGCATTTCATTGGAAAAAGGAATGACAAGATGACAAGAGATTTCACATGGGTGCAATCAATTGCAATCTTCTTTGAAAAACACCAACTCTACATTGGTGCACTCAAAACCTCAACATGGGATGACTCCGTTGACCGCCTTTCAATCTCTCTCGACGGGAAGCCCCTCTTCATCTCCAAAAACGAAGACAATACCCAACAATATTCCACGACCTCGCCAGCCATATCTGTCACTAGAATTAGCGACGCAAACAATGTCGTTGTTGAAGTTGAAGGACACTTCAAGATCACAGCCAAAGTTGTTCCTATAACCGAACAAGATTCAAGAATTCACAACTATGGAATTATGAAAGATGATTGCTTCGCTCATCTGGATCTCGGGTTTAAGTTTTACGCTTTAAGTGATCAAGTGAATGGTGTTTTGGGACAAACTTACAACCCCGGATATGTGAGTCGGGTGAATATGGGTGCAAACATGCCTGTAATGGGAGGAAACAAAGAGTTTGCAACTTCGAGCCTCTTTGTCGCTGATTGTGCGGTGTCTCGATTTAGCGACGAAAGCTTCGTCGCGGAAGGTTCTTTGCCTGAATTTGAGTTACCAGGATTAACCTGTGCAAGCCGGATTGGTGGCCAAGGAGTGGTATGCAAGAGATAg